In a single window of the Diabrotica undecimpunctata isolate CICGRU chromosome 11, icDiaUnde3, whole genome shotgun sequence genome:
- the LOC140452598 gene encoding uncharacterized protein: MEMLHVLGQPFSDTTIEDYQYHTYQPYTSNLNYNDEIRIPIQDLDAYTLPCNSYIYIEGQMLTDKNQVPTKFQFINNGISYLFRELRYELNGVIIDSVRNIGLISTLKNYLSLNENQSKLLQNAGWFPKGNKLVIDNHGNFNVCIPLKIWSGFFEDFQKIIINMRQELVLIRDKDDIDAIIATDETEKPKIAINKLYWNVPHILPNISEQLRLNKIVRSNIELPIKFRSWELVEYPTLNNSTRHTWPVKTTTKLESPRHIVVAFHDGRKGKMLKDMSKFDHCNLTNIRMFLNSERYPYQDLNLDFDTNRFATLYEMFANFQESYYHIQTNQPIFSPEEFKKNAPIVHTDCSRQKEIIQSGSVVLRIEFETSKSVGNNVSAYCLILHEKEFSYNPLTKIVRQQ; encoded by the coding sequence atggaaatgtTACATGTATTGGGTCAACCTTTTAGCGATACAACTATTGAAGATTATCAGTATCACACTTATCAACCATATACatcaaatttaaactataatgaTGAAATTAGAATTCCTATCCAAGATCTCGACGCCTATACTTTACCATGTAACAGTTATATTTACATTGAAGGTCAAATGTTAACCGATAAAAATCAAGTTCCAACAAAATTTCAATTTATTAATAACGGTATATCATATTTATTTAGAGAATTAAGGTATGAGTTAAATGGTGTTATAATTGATTCTGTACGAAATATTGGTTTAATTTCGACTTTGAAAAATTATTTGTCTCTTAATGAAAATCAGAGTAAACTCTTACAAAATGCTGGATGGTTTCCAAAAGGTAATAAACTGGTAATTGATAATCATGGGAATTTTAACGTATGCATACCGTTAAAAATTTGGTCCGGATTTTTCgaagattttcaaaaaattataataaacatgaGACAAGAATTAGTCTTAATACGAGATAAAGATGATATTGATGCTATTATTGCTACAGATGaaacagaaaaaccaaaaatTGCAATTAATAAACTATATTGGAATGTACCTCATATTTTACCCAATATTAGCGAACAATTGCGATTAAACAAAATAGTTCGTAGTAACATAGAACTACCTATTAAATTTAGAAGTTGGGAATTGGTTGAGTATCCCACTTTAAATAATTCAACACGTCATACTTGGCCAGTAAAAACAACTACAAAGCTAGAAAGTCCTCGACACATTGTAGTAGCTTTCCATGATGGTCGAAAAGGAAAAATGCTGAAAGATATGAGTAAATTTGATCACTGCAATCTAACAAATATCCGTATGTTTCTTAATTCGGAGCGATACCCTTATCAAGATCTCAACTTAGATTTTGACACCAACCGTTTTGCAACGTTGTATGAAATGTTTGCTAATTTCCAAGAATCTTATTATCATATTCAAACTAATCAACCAATATTCAGtccagaagaatttaaaaagaaTGCTCCTATAGTGCATACTGATTGTtcaagacaaaaagaaataattcaaagtGGCTCTGTTGTTTTGAGAATAGAATTTGAAACTAGTAAATCTGTAGGAAACAATGTTTCCGCTTATTGCTTAATATTGCATGAAAAAGAATTCTCTTACAATCCTTTAACTAAAATTGTGAGACAGCAATAA
- the LOC140452600 gene encoding uncharacterized protein: MSKQTLRIIIKEDLKFVYAKRSRKSVLIEREDIVSWRRRDLRSIREVRSAHKKNYYLDETWVNTGHTVSKIWQDTTITSYRQAFVDGLSRGLRGPTGKGQRLTVAHIGSDSGFSIIVMDNASYHSQLVEHLPTMATRKANMQCWLRQKGIPFSEDMVKAELINVIRHNPCEDCIVKLSKLLNILTLLI, translated from the coding sequence atgagcaAACAGACgttaaggataataataaaagaagatttaaaatttgtatatgCCAAAAGATCCCGTAAATCTGTCTTAATAGAAAGAGAAGATATAGTCTCATGGCGACGAAGAGATCTTCGCTCTATTAGAGAGGTTCGTTCTGCccacaaaaagaattactatCTGGACGAAACGTGGGTAAATACTGGTCACACAGTATCTAAGATCTGGCAAGATACTACTATAACGAGTTATCGTCAAGCATTTGTGGATGGTTTATCAAGAGGGTTACGAGGACCAACGGGTAAAGGGCAACGACTGACTGTCGCCCATATAGGTAGTGATAGTGGATTTTCGATAATAGTGATGGATAACGCTTCTTATCATAGCCAATTAGTAGAACATCTGCCAACTATGGCCACCAGAAAAGCAAATATGCAGTGTTGGTTAAGACAAAAAGGAATTCCATTTTCCGAGGACATGGTTAAGGCTGAGCTTATAAATGTAATTAGACACAATCCTTGTGAGGATTGTAttgtaaaattatcaaaattactTAACATATTGacattattaatttga